One Panicum virgatum strain AP13 chromosome 9K, P.virgatum_v5, whole genome shotgun sequence genomic region harbors:
- the LOC120649629 gene encoding protein PHLOEM PROTEIN 2-LIKE A10-like, giving the protein MDRLGAFSRRRRRWILLAAAGAAAAVGAYKIYHHPAVAARRRRLVRLAAAVAAFADAAASSADAAALVASDLADFVRSDADEVPRSVRQLAKLAASPEVSATVSALSEAVASGVLRGAGSSGPAPGPGGAVALSDRLVDKLFSDSGERLASAVAGSFARHLVLAFYSAPSAPGEASSSPTMWINVVATGKCRKAISNWVEVFVGAAVREFVDKTIHINTYEQLFEGLTNPKHDAKVKELLISVCNGAVETLVKTTHHVLYNTNDKLEGSGNANGNGGVGEGWVETVSSTLAVPSNRKFVLDVTGRVTFETVRSFLEFVLWKLQDGARKGGNTVVDSGLHVVRYMSDKSMVIATICITLCLHVLNGTRLLVTA; this is encoded by the coding sequence ATGGACCGCCTCGGCGccttctcccgccgccgccgccgctggatcctcctcgccgcggccggcgcggcggcggccgtcggcgcGTACAAGATCTACCACCACCCAGCCgtcgcggcgcgccgccgccgcctcgtgcgcctcgccgcggccgtcgcggccttcgccgacgccgccgcctcgtccgcgGACGCTGCCGCGCTGGTCGCCTCCGACCTCGCCGACTTCGTCCGGTCCGACGCGGACGAGGTGCCCCGCAGCGTCAGGCAGCTGGCCAAGCTCGCCGCCTCCCCCGAGGTCTCCGCCACCGTCTCCGCGCTGTCGGAGGCGGTGGCCTCCGGGGTGCTTCGCGGCGCGGGGTCCTCTGGCCCCGCCCCCGGGCCCGGCGGCGCCGTGGCCCTCTCAGATCGGCTCGTGGACAAGCTATTCTCCGACTCCGGCGAGCGCCTTGCGTCCGCCGTCGCCGGGAGCTTCGCCCGCCATCTCGTGCTCGCCTTCTACTCCGCCCCCTCGGCTCCGGgggaggcctcctcctcccccacgaTGTGGATCAACGTGGTGGCGACCGGGAAGTGCCGTAAGGCGATTAGCAACTGGGTCGAGGTCTTCGTGGGCGCCGCCGTGAGGGAGTTCGTTGACAAGACCATCCATATCAACACCTACGAGCAGCTCTTCGAAGGGCTCACCAATCCGAAACACGATGCCAAGGTCAAGGAATTGCTTATTTCGGTGTGCAATGGGGCGGTCGAGACCTTGGTGAAGACCACCCATCATGTCCTGTACAACACCAATGACAAATTGGAGGGCAGTGGCAACGCAAATGGAAATGGTGGAGTTGGGGAAGGGTGGGTGGAGACTGTGTCGAGCACGCTGGCAGTTCCTAGCAACAGGAAGTTTGTGCTTGATGTTACTGGGAGAGTAACATTTGAGACGGTGAGGTCATTTCTGGAGTTTGTTCTCTGGAAGCTGCAGGACGGGGCAAGGAAGGGCGGGAACACCGTGGTTGATAGTGGGCTGCATGTCGTGAGGTATATGAGCGATAAGTCTATGGTTATTGCTACGATCTGCATCACATTGTGCTTGCATGTCTTGAATGGGACTAGGCTCTTGGTCACAGCTTGA
- the LOC120649630 gene encoding uncharacterized protein LOC120649630, with translation MTMSRGCRLRWLWRAPARALGRARDLYVRRMTACAGYAPSHAAFGYPVFAPPAALSRSHSAAGSDWGAGSGADEDLRELVRAASERRAEQLRAELRAVARSQSMAAALTMARIDEDAPCDDFGAGDGPGALLGARSQSCIGGDARRRARVHRKVAALV, from the coding sequence ATGACTATGAGCCGCGGGTGCAGGCTGCGGTGGCtgtggcgggcgccggcgcgggcgctggGGCGGGCGCGGGACCTGTACGTGCGGCGGATGACGGCGTGCGCGGGCTACGCCCCCTCCCACGCCGCGTTCGGGTACCCGGTgttcgcgccgccggcggcgctgtcgAGGAGCCACAGCGCCGCGGGGTCCGACTGGGGCGCCGGGTCCGGGGCGGACGAGGACCTCCGGGAGCTGGTGCGCGCCGCATCGGAGAGGCGCGCGGAGCAGCTCCGGGCGGAGCTGCGGGCCGTGGCGCGGAGCCAgagcatggccgccgcgctCACCATGGCGCGGATCGACGAGGACGCGCCCTGCGACGActtcggcgccggcgacgggccCGGCGCGCTGCTGGGCGCGAGGAGCCAGAGCTGCATCGGCGGGGACGCCCGGAGGAGGGCCCGCGTGCACCGGAAGGTGGCGGCCCTGGTCTGA
- the LOC120649631 gene encoding cytochrome c biogenesis protein CCS1, chloroplastic-like isoform X1 — translation MPSPASYLLLNPAKPFYLRRLSHPPTPPYPSPRLHARRLHVSCDAPRGSGGVGGRREAIPAGASKAKKQIVFFDAAPPVAQPQPQPQPQQGGSAAEKGESGKATTKEGGGNAALALLRRATKKTLSALSNLPLAISEMFAIAALMALGTVIDQGEAPSYYLEKFPEDNPVFGFITWRWILTPGFDHMFSSPVFLGLLALLAASLMACTYTTQLPMVKVARRWSFTHSGERIKKQEFADCLPRASIQDLGVILMGAGYEVFTKGPSLYAFKGLAGRYAPIGVHLAMLFIMAGATLSATGSFKGSVDVPQGLNFVIGDVMKPRGVLSVAPDVFNTEVHVNRFYMEYYDSGEVLQFYSDLSLFNLDGKEVMRKTIKVNDPLRYGGITIYQTDWGFSALQVKKNGEGPFNLAMAPLKLNGDKKLFGTFLPLEDSDSSNPSVKGISMLARDLQSIVLYDQDGKFVGVRRPSSKLPIEINGNEILIEDAIGSTGLDLKTDPGVPIVYAGFGALMLTTCISYLSHSQIWALQDGSTVVVGGKTNRAKLEFSEEMNRLLDKVPELIGANHENVVDSKSTAT, via the exons atGCCGTCCCCGGCGTCCTACCTCCTCCTGAACCCCGCGAAGCCATTCTACCTCCGCCGCCTCTCGcacccgcccacgccgccgtACCCGTCCCCGCGCCTCCACGCCCGCCGGCTCCATGTCTCCTGCGACGCGCcgcgggggagcggcggcgttGGCGGGAGGCGCGAGGCCATCCCCGCCGGCGCCAGCAAGGCCAAGAAGCAGATCGTATTCttcgacgccgcgccgccggtggcgcagccgcagccgcagccgcagccgcagcagggCGGGAGCGCCGCAGAGAAGGGGGAGAGCGGGAAGGCGACGACCAAGGAAGGCGGCGGCAACGCGGCGCTGGCGCTGCTGAGGAGGGCGACCAAGAAGACTCTGTCGGCGCTGTCCAACCTCCCGCTCGCCATCTCCGAGATGTTCGCCATCGCCGCCCTCATGGCCCTAG GCACGGTGATCGACCAGGGAGAGGCGCCGAGCTACTACTTGGAGAAGTTCCCCGAGGACAACCCAGTGTTCGGCTTCATCACGTGGAGGTGGATCCTGACGCCCGGGTTCGACCACATGTTCTCCTCGCCGGtcttcctcggcctcctcgcgcTGCTCGCCGCGTCCCTCATGGCCTGCACCTACACTACCCAGCTCCCCATGGTCAAGGTCGCGAGAAG ATGGTCCTTCACACATTCCGGAGAAAGAATCAAGAAGCAGGAGTTTGCGGACTGTCTTCCCCGAGCATCCATTCAGGATTTGGGTGTCATCTTGATGGGTGCCGGATATGAG GTATTCACAAAGGGGCCGTCCTTGTATGCTTTCAAAGGGCTGGCAGGTCGGTATGCGCCTATTGGCGTGCATTTAGCAATGCTTTTCATCATGGCTGGAGCCACGCTTAGCGCAACGGGAAGCTTCAAAGGCTCAGTGGATGTGCCTCAAGGGCTGAATTTTGTCATAGGAGATGTGATGAAACCCAGAGGGGTCCTCTCTGTCGCGCCTGATGTTTTTAATACTGAAGTTCATGTCAACCGGTTCTACATGGAGTACTATGATAGTGGAGAG GTCTTACAATTTTATAGCGATCTTTCACTTTTTAACCTTGATGGTAAAGAGGTGATGAGGAAGACTATCAAAGTGAATGATCCCCTCAGGTATGGAGGAATCACAATCTACCAAACGGACTGGGGATTTTCAGCATTGCAAGTGAAGAAAAATGGCGAAGGACCTTTCAATTTAGCCATGGCCCCCTTGAAACTGAATGGCGATAAGAAGCTTTTTGGAACGTTCTTGCCGCTTGAAGACTCGGATTCTTCGAATCCGAGTGTCAAAGGAAT ATCGATGCTTGCTCGAGATCTGCAGTCTATCGTGCTGTATGATCAAGACGGCAAGTTTGTAGGGGTCCGTCGGCCAAGCTCAAAACTCCCCATTGAGATCAATGGTAATGAAATACTCATTGAAGATGCTATTGGCAGTACTGGACTTGATCTTAAA ACTGATCCAGGAGTTCCTATTGTGTATGCTGGATTTGGTGCACTCATGCTAACAACCTGCATTAGTTATCTTTCACACTCTCAG ATCTGGGCATTGCAAGATGGAAGTACAGTAGTTGTTGGAGGGAAGACAAATCGAGCCAAACTTGAATTTTCTGAAGAGATGAACCGGTTACTCGATAAAGTACCAGAGCTGATCGGTGCCAATCACGAGAATGTAGTAGATAGCAAATCCACTGCTACATGA
- the LOC120649631 gene encoding cytochrome c biogenesis protein CCS1, chloroplastic-like isoform X2, which translates to MPSPASYLLLNPAKPFYLRRLSHPPTPPYPSPRLHARRLHVSCDAPRGSGGVGGRREAIPAGASKAKKQIVFFDAAPPVAQPQPQPQPQQGGSAAEKGESGKATTKEGGGNAALALLRRATKKTLSALSNLPLAISEMFAIAALMALGTVIDQGEAPSYYLEKFPEDNPVFGFITWRWILTPGFDHMFSSPVFLGLLALLAASLMACTYTTQLPMVKVARRWSFTHSGERIKKQEFADCLPRASIQDLGVILMGAGYEVFTKGPSLYAFKGLAGRYAPIGVHLAMLFIMAGATLSATGSFKGSVDVPQGLNFVIGDVMKPRGVLSVAPDVFNTEVHVNRFYMEYYDSGEVLQFYSDLSLFNLDGKEVMRKTIKVNDPLRYGGITIYQTDWGFSALQVKKNGEGPFNLAMAPLKLNGDKKLFGTFLPLEDSDSSNPSVKGISMLARDLQSIVLYDQDGKFVGVRRPSSKLPIEINGNEILIEDAIGSTGLDLKTDPGVPIVYAGFGALMLTTCISYLSHSQVQALPNGKFKC; encoded by the exons atGCCGTCCCCGGCGTCCTACCTCCTCCTGAACCCCGCGAAGCCATTCTACCTCCGCCGCCTCTCGcacccgcccacgccgccgtACCCGTCCCCGCGCCTCCACGCCCGCCGGCTCCATGTCTCCTGCGACGCGCcgcgggggagcggcggcgttGGCGGGAGGCGCGAGGCCATCCCCGCCGGCGCCAGCAAGGCCAAGAAGCAGATCGTATTCttcgacgccgcgccgccggtggcgcagccgcagccgcagccgcagccgcagcagggCGGGAGCGCCGCAGAGAAGGGGGAGAGCGGGAAGGCGACGACCAAGGAAGGCGGCGGCAACGCGGCGCTGGCGCTGCTGAGGAGGGCGACCAAGAAGACTCTGTCGGCGCTGTCCAACCTCCCGCTCGCCATCTCCGAGATGTTCGCCATCGCCGCCCTCATGGCCCTAG GCACGGTGATCGACCAGGGAGAGGCGCCGAGCTACTACTTGGAGAAGTTCCCCGAGGACAACCCAGTGTTCGGCTTCATCACGTGGAGGTGGATCCTGACGCCCGGGTTCGACCACATGTTCTCCTCGCCGGtcttcctcggcctcctcgcgcTGCTCGCCGCGTCCCTCATGGCCTGCACCTACACTACCCAGCTCCCCATGGTCAAGGTCGCGAGAAG ATGGTCCTTCACACATTCCGGAGAAAGAATCAAGAAGCAGGAGTTTGCGGACTGTCTTCCCCGAGCATCCATTCAGGATTTGGGTGTCATCTTGATGGGTGCCGGATATGAG GTATTCACAAAGGGGCCGTCCTTGTATGCTTTCAAAGGGCTGGCAGGTCGGTATGCGCCTATTGGCGTGCATTTAGCAATGCTTTTCATCATGGCTGGAGCCACGCTTAGCGCAACGGGAAGCTTCAAAGGCTCAGTGGATGTGCCTCAAGGGCTGAATTTTGTCATAGGAGATGTGATGAAACCCAGAGGGGTCCTCTCTGTCGCGCCTGATGTTTTTAATACTGAAGTTCATGTCAACCGGTTCTACATGGAGTACTATGATAGTGGAGAG GTCTTACAATTTTATAGCGATCTTTCACTTTTTAACCTTGATGGTAAAGAGGTGATGAGGAAGACTATCAAAGTGAATGATCCCCTCAGGTATGGAGGAATCACAATCTACCAAACGGACTGGGGATTTTCAGCATTGCAAGTGAAGAAAAATGGCGAAGGACCTTTCAATTTAGCCATGGCCCCCTTGAAACTGAATGGCGATAAGAAGCTTTTTGGAACGTTCTTGCCGCTTGAAGACTCGGATTCTTCGAATCCGAGTGTCAAAGGAAT ATCGATGCTTGCTCGAGATCTGCAGTCTATCGTGCTGTATGATCAAGACGGCAAGTTTGTAGGGGTCCGTCGGCCAAGCTCAAAACTCCCCATTGAGATCAATGGTAATGAAATACTCATTGAAGATGCTATTGGCAGTACTGGACTTGATCTTAAA ACTGATCCAGGAGTTCCTATTGTGTATGCTGGATTTGGTGCACTCATGCTAACAACCTGCATTAGTTATCTTTCACACTCTCAG GTCCAGGCGCTCCCAAACGGGAAATTCAAATGCTGA
- the LOC120649636 gene encoding probable calcium-binding protein CML41: protein MAKRVSSKRSFRLPLMCGQSDVASPRGAAVTRSSSSSFGRGSGSNSSSSSRHSELQRIFQHFDRDNDGKISGAELRAFFVSMGDDMPSSCGDGGYMLDFAGFVALMEREGGQEEDLRRAFEVFNAVESAGRITARGLQRVLAQLGDKRSVADCEAMIRAYDVDGDGGLDFHEFQRMMS from the coding sequence ATGGCCAAGCGGGTGTCGAGCAAACGGAGCTTCAGGCTGCCCTTAATGTGCGGGCAGTCGGACGTTGCCAGCCCGCGTGGCGCGGCCGTCAcgcggtcgtcgtcgtcgtcgttcggTAGGGGTTCCGGGTccaactccagctccagcagtAGGCACTCGGAGCTGCAGCGGATCTTCCAGCACTTCGACCGGGACAACGACGGCAAGATCTCCGGCGCCGAGCTGCGCGCCTTCTTCGTGTCCATGGGCGACGACATGCCGTCATcgtgcggcgacggcggctacATGCTGGACTTCGCCGGGTTCGTGGCGCTGATGGAGAGGGAGGGCGGCCAGGAGGAGGACCTGCGGCGGGCGTTCGAGGTGTTCAACGCCGTGGAGTCCGCGGGCAGGATCACCGCCAGGGGCCTGCAGAGGGTGCTCGCCCAGCTCGGCGACAAACGCTCCGTCGCAGACTGCGAGGCCATGATCCGGGCCTacgacgtcgacggcgacggcggcctcgATTTCCACGAGTTCCAGAGGATGATGAGCTAA